One Vibrio gallaecicus genomic region harbors:
- a CDS encoding YgjV family protein has product MEFNMVEILGYAASIMVAISLTMKDIVRLRVLNFVGCALFTAYGLMIEAWPVVVTNAFIACVNVYFLTKMQKEKKAESMKEAKA; this is encoded by the coding sequence ATGGAATTCAATATGGTTGAAATTTTAGGTTACGCAGCTTCAATTATGGTAGCTATCTCGCTAACAATGAAAGACATCGTACGCTTACGTGTTCTTAACTTTGTTGGTTGTGCACTGTTCACAGCATACGGGCTTATGATTGAAGCATGGCCGGTTGTAGTAACGAATGCATTCATTGCTTGCGTTAATGTTTACTTCCTAACCAAAATGCAAAAAGAAAAAAAAGCTGAATCAATGAAAGAAGCGAAAGCTTAA
- a CDS encoding DUF4136 domain-containing protein: MLKSNICKLKLLKLGIYKSLILGGLSLSLLACTTIEKPRVNDYGVVTSGDFTFMEKGIKTYSWHSTSNKAYLSSKYNQTQVTDLVRQSIQKELSAHGFQLKENNVVGDMVVGFGLTEESILSDEQIFEAIKLSTGVPFYDGDGKLAEKGSMYIFIMVPNNAVPQWQAFAQAALKNGNEIGETKNRLDHFINKLFKNLPHI; the protein is encoded by the coding sequence ATGTTGAAAAGTAATATATGTAAATTGAAACTATTAAAACTTGGAATATACAAGAGTCTTATTTTAGGTGGTTTATCATTAAGCTTATTAGCTTGTACTACAATAGAAAAACCAAGAGTGAATGATTATGGCGTGGTGACGAGTGGGGATTTCACTTTCATGGAAAAAGGTATCAAAACCTATTCATGGCACTCAACGTCAAATAAAGCTTACCTTTCTAGTAAATACAACCAAACTCAAGTCACAGACTTGGTTCGTCAATCGATTCAGAAAGAACTATCAGCGCATGGCTTTCAATTAAAAGAAAATAATGTGGTAGGTGATATGGTTGTCGGTTTTGGCCTAACGGAAGAATCGATTCTGAGTGATGAGCAAATATTTGAAGCAATAAAATTATCTACGGGCGTTCCATTTTATGATGGGGATGGCAAGCTTGCAGAAAAAGGTTCTATGTATATCTTTATCATGGTTCCTAATAATGCAGTCCCTCAATGGCAGGCGTTTGCTCAAGCTGCGCTAAAAAATGGCAACGAAATCGGCGAGACAAAAAACCGATTGGATCATTTCATTAATAAGCTGTTTAAAAACTTGCCACATATTTAA